Part of the Thiohalophilus sp. genome is shown below.
AATTTACCGCCCATCGGCATCACCGTCAGCCTGCTGCTGGCCAGCAACGTATTTATGACCTTTGCCTGGTATGCTCATCTGCGCGATCTGACCCACAAGCCCTGGATCGTCGCGGCGCTGATCAGCTGGGGCATCGCCCTGTTCGAATACCTGTTGCAGGTTCCGGCCAACCGCACGGGCTACACGGTGATGAACCTGGGCCAGCTGAAGGTTCTTCAGGAAGTGATCACCCTGTCGGTATTCGTTCCTTTTGCCTACTTTTATATGAAAGAGCCGCTGCGGCTGGATTTTCTGTGGGCCGGTCTCTGCTTGCTGGGAGCGGTCTATTTTATCTTCCGTCCCCATTTGCATAGTATTTTACAAAGCTGAGGGGAACCTTTTGCCGCGCACGAACGTGTAACAGGGTATGGCCATAATCCCCCTGCTAGCCGGGCAGCGCGCCCGCCAGTTTGAGCAACAGCTGCGCCCGCACCTGCCGGCGCTGTACCGCTATGCGTTTCGACTGTGCGGCAACCGCGACGATGCCGAGGATCTGGTCCAGGAACTGCTGACCCGCCTGTTCGAGAAACAGACCCCCCTCGATCATCTGGATAACCCGCAGACCTGGCTGCTGACCGTCCTCTACCGCCAGTACATCGATACGTGGCGCAAATCGCAGCGCACCCCCACCGATCTGAACGACGCACACAGTGACGAGATTCTGGACAACCTGCACCAGAGTCGGGATACCCCCGAACACGCCCTGGAACAGACCCGCCTGCAACACGACTTGCAACAGGCCATCGATTCACTGAACGAGGAGCAGCGCCTGGTCGTGCTGCTGCACGATGTGGAGGGGTTCACCCTGCCACAGTTGCAGGCGGTGCTGGATATTCCCGGCGGCACGCTCAAGTCGCGCCTGCACCGCGCTCGCGCCCGCCTGCGTGAGATTTTTTCGTCCGAGCGGGAACCTTCCACGCCCGTCGAGCGTGTTAACGGGTAAGGAGCGAACCGATGACGATGACCCACTGCACCACTTTTCAACAGCAACTGGATGACTGGCTTGACGGCCAGCTGCCGCCCACCGTTCAGGATGCGCTGCAGGATCACCTGCAACAGTGCGAGCGCTGCGGGCAGCAGTACGCCCGGGCCCGGGAGCTGCAGCAGGCGCTGCACGATCTGCCCGTGGTCCCGCCCTCGCCCGACTTTGCCCGGCGCGTCATGCAACACGCCACCCGGCCGCGGCGCACCGCCACAAGCGGCTGGCTGAAAGGATCGATCGCGGCCGGCGCGCTGGTCACCGCCCTGTTCGCCGGTTATCTGGCCGGTAACCTCTCCGGCAGCGGCGAGACTGACGGGACGATCATGGTCACGCTGGCGCCACAGCAAACCCGGACCGTACAGCTGGCCTTTCACAGCCAACGGGCGCTGGAAGATGTGCGGCTGACCCTGCAGTTACCCGAACACGTCGAGATCGACGGCTACCCGGGTCGCCGCGAGCTGAGCTGGCAGACCGACCTGGCACAGGGCAGCAACCGCCTGCAACTGCCGCTGATTGTTCGCGACAACGATTGGCAGCGCGGCGAGCTGATCGCCAGGCTTGAGCACCCCAGCGGCCGGCGAGAGTTTCGCATCCAGACCCGAGTCATTGAACCGCCTGTCAATTCAGGCACACCGCAACAGACACTCTAACCCACCCCGACAGGAGCACGACGATGAAAACACTGAAACCTTATTTCTTGACCTTGATGGCAGCACTGCTGCTGCCGCTCGGTGTCCAGGCCCAGGAGCAGGACGATCTCGAGGTCACCCTCGAAGCGGTCCCGGCCGACAGTTCCGCCGATGCGGCGGTCACTGACATCCGGCTACCCGAGGACGCCGCGCCTGAAGCGCACGAAAACGCCGAGTTCGGCATCGACACGGCCAACAAGGCACGTCGCCTGCGCGAGGAAATGAACGAGGACTTCGGCCAGGATGTCTCCGACACCGCCCGGGATCGGGCCGAGGAGCGGAACCAGAATATTCAGGTCCCGGGTGATCGTCCGTAAATAACGCCGCAACAACAACCCCCCACGCAAACCACGTCGGTATTTTACCGGCGTGGTTTGTTTTATTATATTTACACAATATATTGAGGATTCTGTCATGCCACCGGGACGGACCGTCCGCTTTTCACTGTCGCTATGCCTGCTCCTGTTCAGCGCCCTCACCGGCGCCTTTGCCGCGCCCGTCGGTCAGGCCGAGTTCGAACGGGGGGTGGCGGCCTCGCAACGCGGGGAACATCAACAGGCGATCCAGGCCTATCTGCAGGCGCAACGCGCCGGCTTCGATCAACCCGCCCTGCAGTACAATCTGGGCGTCAGCTACTTCCGGCTCGGGGACTACGCCAAAGCGGCGCAACAGTTCGCGCAACTGACCCGCGATCCACAATGGGCCGCGCTGGCCCATTACAACCTGGGGCTGGTGGCCCGGCGTCTGGATCAACCCGACCGGGCCGCGGATCATTTCGAACAGGCTTACCGGCGCAGCGATAACGCCCGGTTGCGCGCGCTGGCCGCCAGCGCGCTGGATCGGCTGCCTGGCACCCGCGCGGATGCCGGCACCACATTGTCAGCGACCGTTGCCGCCGGTTACGACAGCAACGTGGCGCTGGCCCCCGATGCCGAGACCGTTAACCTGAGCGACAACAGCGATCTGTTCATTGAGGCCGGGGCGGTGGTCAATCACCGTCTCAGCGCCGACAGTACCCGCGCCCGGTATCTGTTCGGCGGCCTGCACCTGCGCCAGTACCTGGATGTCAGCGAATTCGATCAGCAGAGCCTGCGCCTGGGGTTCAACCAGGAGCAGATCCTGCAGCGCTGGCAACTGGATCTGCGCGCCTATCTGGACAATATCCATGTCGACTCGGACCGTTTTGAACAATCGCTGAATATCGCCGCCAACGCACGCCGCACCCTCGGCGGCGGTCGCGATCTGCGGCTGCATTATCAGGCCGGGCTGATCGACGGCGGCGCCCGTTATGCCTATCTTGATGGCTGGGAACAGCGGCTCGGCATCGACAGTCTGTTGCCGACCGGCGCGGGCTGGTTACGTTTCGGTTATCAGCTTGAACTCAATGATCGGGACGATCTCGAACAAAATGGCGAGTTCTTCAGCTACTCACCGACCCGCCACAGCCTGTTCGCGCGCCTCACCCTTCCCGACGCCGGCCACTGGCGTTACACCCTGCGCGGGGAATACCGCTACAGCGATTACGACGATCCCTATCGGATCAGCAACGGCACCGGCACCACCGAAGTGCCCCGCGAGGATCACCGCTATCTGGTCGGGATCCGGGCGCAGCAACGCCTGGCCGACAGGACAGCGCTGTTTGTCGACTATCGCTATATCGACAACGATTCCAACATCACGGCGTATGACTATGCCCGCCACCAGGTTATGGGCGGGATCGAGGCACGGTATTAACCGCTTGTTATGGCCTTGTCGATATCGTTGGGACTGCTGCTGTCCCCGGCCGAAGTGAGATGGCCGATCAACAAGATGGCTGAAAAATTTTTTCTCCGGCGGGCTTGATCGTTCTCCAAAAGTTCTCTACAGTTAGAGAACGTTAGGAGAACATATGCTCACTCAACTCGAACAGCGCATACTGGATTTCATTCGGGACTATATCGGTGACCATGAGCACGCACCGACCCTGAGCGAGATCGGCCAATCCCTGGAGATCAGCTCCAAGGGCACGGTACACCGGTATGTGCAGTCGCTGATCGAGAAGGGCGAGCTGGAGCATGTTCAACGTGGTTGGCGCGGCATTCGGCTTGTCAGTCCCACTCCCACTCGATCCACAACCCTCCCGCTGGTGGGCCGGATCGCCGCAGGCCATCCTATCGAGGCCATTCCCGGCCAGGAAGAATTGAATCTCAGCGACATGTTCGTCGGTCGCGACCGCTATGCCCTGCAGATCAAGGGCGACTCCATGATCGGTGTCGGCATTCTCGACGGCGATCTGGTGATCATTGAACCCCGCGACCAGGCCGAGTACGGCGACATTGTGGTGGCGCTGATCGACGAACAGGAAGCCACTCTCAAACGTTATAAACGCTATGCCGACGGCCGCGTGGAACTGAGCCCGGAAAATCCGGACCTGCAACCCATGGTCTTCGATCCGCGCCGGGTCCGCATCCAGGGCATCCTGGTCGGCCAGCTGCGCACTTACCAATAAAGCTCCCGGTGGATCATGCCGGATCGATCCCCTTCCCCGTCCGCCGCCACACCTGCCTTCAAAGCCTGGCCGCGCGCCATCCTGCTGGTGGACATGAACGCCTTTTTCGCCTCGGTGGAGCAGCTGGACCGACCCGAGCTGCGTGATCGACCGGTGGCCATTACCAACGGCCAGCAGGGCACCTGCATTATTACCTGCTCCTATGAAGCCCGCGGCCAGGGCGTGCACACCGGCATGCGCCTTAAAGAGGCCTGGCAGTTATGCCCCGCCCTGATCCAGATCCCGGCCCGGCCGCAACGTTACGCCGCGGTTTCCACGACGATCATGGCCGCGCTGCAGGCGGCGATCAGTCCCGACATGGAAATCTTTTCGGTGGACGAGGCCTTTCTTGACATCACTCGCTGTCAAAACCTGCTGGGTCATCCGGCCGATATCGCGCAGCGCGCCAAACAGGTGGTCTTCGAGGCCTCCAACCTGCGCTGTTCGGTGGGGCTCAGCGGCGACAAGACCACGGCCAAATATGCCGCCAAGCTCAACAAACCCGACGGGCTGACGGTCATCCCGCCGGACGAGGCAAAACAACGACTGGCCAATGTCCCCGTCACCGAACTGTGTGGCATCAATCGCGGCATTGGCGAGTTTCTGGCCGCCCGTGGCGTCCACGTCTGCGGCGACATGGCCAAACTGCCCATCGGGGTACTGGCACAGCGTTTCGGCAATCCCGGGCGGCGCATCTGGTACATGGCCCAGGGGACCGATCCCGATCCGGTCCACGTCAATGTGGCCCCGCCCAAAACCATTGGCCACGGCAAGGTCATCCCGCCCGATACACGCAACCGGGAGGTACTGCTGACCTTCTTATTGCACATGAGCGAGAAAGTGGGCGAACGGCTGCGCCGTCATAATCTGCAGGCGCAGCATTTTTTTATCGGCCTGCGTTGCGCCCAGGGCTGGCTCGGCGCCAAATCGTCGACCCGCCTGCCGACCGACGACGGCGGGGCGATCTACCAGTTGGGTCGTCAGGTATTGCGTTCTCACTGGCAGGGCGAAGGCATCCATCAGGTCCAGATCACCGCGCTGGATCCCCGCAATGGCGAACGACAACTGCAACTGTTCGAGGCCGAACCTGTCCAGCAACGTGCCAGTAATGAAGTGATGGATGCGATCAATCAGCGCTATGGCGAGTTTACCCTGGCCCCGGCCCGGCTGCTGGGCCGCTCCGAGATGCCGAACGTGATCTCGCCGGCCTGGAAGCCCTTCGGCCATCGACAAACCATCCCGGACAATTAACCCTGGCGATTTCTCTGCCACACCAGCGTGCGGTTGTTGACCGGCATTTCGATATCCTCTATCAGGGACAGGCCCGCCGCCTCCGCGAGCCGTTGCAGATCGGTGACGTCGCGCACGCCACTGACGGGATCGCGCTGGCGCAACCCGGTATCAAACCGCGCATTGTTTTCACTGGTGTGGACACCGTCGTACTTGAACGGCCCGTAAAGACAGAAGCGACCGCCGGGCGCCAGCACGCGCCCCACTCCGTCGAACAAGATTTCCACGGCAGGCCAGCCCATGATATGCACGGTGTTGGCACTGAATACGCCGTCGTAGGTATCTTCAGGCCAGGCGGGTTTACGCAGATCCAGCACAAAAGGCCCCGCAAGGTTGTCGTTTTGCGACTCCGCCTGCCAGAGGCGGATTCCCGGCAGGTTCTCCGCCACATCGCTGGGCTGCCAGTGCAGGTGCGACAACTGCTCGGCAAAAAACACCGCATGCTGACCGGTGCCGCTGCCGATTTCCAGAATCGTTCGACAGTCGGCAAACTGCTGCTGCAACACCGCCAGGATCGGCTGCTTGTTCTCCTCGCAGGCTTCGGCAAAAGGCTTCATCAGACAGGACTCATTTCGGTTGGGCACTTGCTGTGCGTTAGATATGTATCAATATTTGATATGTATCAATACTGGCTATTTATATTAGTATTATATTAATTACCGGGTTATCAAGCGATATTGGAGTTGGCATGCGCATCGTGTTGTTATTTGGCCTGCTGGCAACCGTTCTGGCCGGTTGTCAGGAGGGCCCCTCGCCGGCTGACAAGGCGGCGGCACGGCCCGACGGCGCCAGGCTGTACACGCAATACTGTGCCGCCTGTCATGGTGACGAGGGTGACGGCGGGGTGGGCGTCCCGCTGAATCTTCCCGATTTCCAATATGGGGTCAGTGATCGATTTTTAAAAGAGACGATTCGTCATGGTCGCCCGGGGCGGGTTATGCCGGCGTTCCCCACACTCAGTGAAGCCGAAGTCGATGCCCTGGTCAGACATTTGCGCAGCTGGGCGCCGGGCAAACCGCTTACGCCAACAGATGAGACGATCGAGGGCGATCCCCGGCGGGGCGAAGCGCTCTATGCCAAACATTGTGTCAGCTGCCACGGCGCGCAGGGCGAGGGCGGCGAAGGCACCGGCGTGACATTCTCCCGGCCACGCGATCTGCCCGTTATCGCGCCGGCGCTCAACAACAGCGGCTTTCTGGCTGCCGCCTCGGACAAATTGATCAAGGCCGCGCTGATGAACGGTCGCGAAGGCACCCCGATGCCGTCGTTTCGCAAACAGGGACTCAGCGAACAACAGATCGACGACATCGTCAGTTATGTCCGCAGCTTCGAACAGCAGCCGGATCCCAATACCGTGGGCAGCGCGGATGATGAACCGCTGACCATCAGCTACGAATCGCCCTATTCCGTCGAGGAGACCGTTGAAGCCCTGAAGCGGGCCGCCGTGGGCAGAAACTTTCGTATTATCCGGACCCAGAAGCTCGAGGACGGCTTTTTTGCGGAGGACGAGCAAAACCCCGATCAGGTGATTGTCCATTTCTGTAATTTTGATTTCCTCAATCGTGCTCTGGCCATCGACCCGCGTGTGGGACTGTTTTTGCCCTGCCGGGTCACGGTGGCGAAACACGAAGGCACGGTCGAAGTCACGGCTATCAATCCCAAGCGTCTGGCCTATCTGTTTAACAATGCCGAGCTCAACCGGCTCTGCGACGAAATGGCGAAAACCTACAATCTGATTATCGAAGAAGCGACATTCTGATGATGAAACGACTTGCTCTATTATTCAGCCTGTTAATCGTGCTGGCACCGGCCTACAGCGCCGACCGCCTGCTGATGGCCCGTACCGAACAGGCCTTTCCCGAGGCCATGTTGAAGCTGCAGGAGACCATCAAAAAACACGGCTACACCGTCAGCCGGGTACAACGGGTCGATATCGGTCTGACCCAGTTTGGTTACAAGACTGACAAGTACCGGGTGGTTTTCTTCGGCAAGGCGGAAGAGATCCGTCGCATGAGCAAAGAGTATCCGCAGCTGATACCGTACCTGCCGTTGAAGATTGCGATCTTCGCCGAAGAGGAAGACACGCTGCTGGTCTCTTTCAGTCCCTTGCAACTGCTGGAAACCGACGAGCCGGAGCTCAACAGCGTACTGGAAAAGTGGGCCGCCGATCTGCAGGCCATGCTTGCCGACATGCGCAGTAGCGAGTAGCCATTCGCTCATTGCGCCGCAACAGCCGGGGGCAACTCGATCATTTTCTCGACCCGCAAATAGTACGCGCCAGGCTCATGGCAGTTTGCGGCGGCCATCACCAAATCCGGCCACAGACGCCAA
Proteins encoded:
- a CDS encoding DMT family protein, whose amino-acid sequence is MSLNLPPIGITVSLLLASNVFMTFAWYAHLRDLTHKPWIVAALISWGIALFEYLLQVPANRTGYTVMNLGQLKVLQEVITLSVFVPFAYFYMKEPLRLDFLWAGLCLLGAVYFIFRPHLHSILQS
- a CDS encoding RNA polymerase sigma factor; the protein is MAIIPLLAGQRARQFEQQLRPHLPALYRYAFRLCGNRDDAEDLVQELLTRLFEKQTPLDHLDNPQTWLLTVLYRQYIDTWRKSQRTPTDLNDAHSDEILDNLHQSRDTPEHALEQTRLQHDLQQAIDSLNEEQRLVVLLHDVEGFTLPQLQAVLDIPGGTLKSRLHRARARLREIFSSEREPSTPVERVNG
- a CDS encoding anti-sigma factor family protein — translated: MTMTHCTTFQQQLDDWLDGQLPPTVQDALQDHLQQCERCGQQYARARELQQALHDLPVVPPSPDFARRVMQHATRPRRTATSGWLKGSIAAGALVTALFAGYLAGNLSGSGETDGTIMVTLAPQQTRTVQLAFHSQRALEDVRLTLQLPEHVEIDGYPGRRELSWQTDLAQGSNRLQLPLIVRDNDWQRGELIARLEHPSGRREFRIQTRVIEPPVNSGTPQQTL
- a CDS encoding tetratricopeptide repeat protein; the encoded protein is MPPGRTVRFSLSLCLLLFSALTGAFAAPVGQAEFERGVAASQRGEHQQAIQAYLQAQRAGFDQPALQYNLGVSYFRLGDYAKAAQQFAQLTRDPQWAALAHYNLGLVARRLDQPDRAADHFEQAYRRSDNARLRALAASALDRLPGTRADAGTTLSATVAAGYDSNVALAPDAETVNLSDNSDLFIEAGAVVNHRLSADSTRARYLFGGLHLRQYLDVSEFDQQSLRLGFNQEQILQRWQLDLRAYLDNIHVDSDRFEQSLNIAANARRTLGGGRDLRLHYQAGLIDGGARYAYLDGWEQRLGIDSLLPTGAGWLRFGYQLELNDRDDLEQNGEFFSYSPTRHSLFARLTLPDAGHWRYTLRGEYRYSDYDDPYRISNGTGTTEVPREDHRYLVGIRAQQRLADRTALFVDYRYIDNDSNITAYDYARHQVMGGIEARY
- the lexA gene encoding transcriptional repressor LexA; this encodes MLTQLEQRILDFIRDYIGDHEHAPTLSEIGQSLEISSKGTVHRYVQSLIEKGELEHVQRGWRGIRLVSPTPTRSTTLPLVGRIAAGHPIEAIPGQEELNLSDMFVGRDRYALQIKGDSMIGVGILDGDLVIIEPRDQAEYGDIVVALIDEQEATLKRYKRYADGRVELSPENPDLQPMVFDPRRVRIQGILVGQLRTYQ
- a CDS encoding DNA polymerase IV yields the protein MPDRSPSPSAATPAFKAWPRAILLVDMNAFFASVEQLDRPELRDRPVAITNGQQGTCIITCSYEARGQGVHTGMRLKEAWQLCPALIQIPARPQRYAAVSTTIMAALQAAISPDMEIFSVDEAFLDITRCQNLLGHPADIAQRAKQVVFEASNLRCSVGLSGDKTTAKYAAKLNKPDGLTVIPPDEAKQRLANVPVTELCGINRGIGEFLAARGVHVCGDMAKLPIGVLAQRFGNPGRRIWYMAQGTDPDPVHVNVAPPKTIGHGKVIPPDTRNREVLLTFLLHMSEKVGERLRRHNLQAQHFFIGLRCAQGWLGAKSSTRLPTDDGGAIYQLGRQVLRSHWQGEGIHQVQITALDPRNGERQLQLFEAEPVQQRASNEVMDAINQRYGEFTLAPARLLGRSEMPNVISPAWKPFGHRQTIPDN
- a CDS encoding DUF938 domain-containing protein; this translates as MKPFAEACEENKQPILAVLQQQFADCRTILEIGSGTGQHAVFFAEQLSHLHWQPSDVAENLPGIRLWQAESQNDNLAGPFVLDLRKPAWPEDTYDGVFSANTVHIMGWPAVEILFDGVGRVLAPGGRFCLYGPFKYDGVHTSENNARFDTGLRQRDPVSGVRDVTDLQRLAEAAGLSLIEDIEMPVNNRTLVWQRNRQG
- a CDS encoding c-type cytochrome, which translates into the protein MRIVLLFGLLATVLAGCQEGPSPADKAAARPDGARLYTQYCAACHGDEGDGGVGVPLNLPDFQYGVSDRFLKETIRHGRPGRVMPAFPTLSEAEVDALVRHLRSWAPGKPLTPTDETIEGDPRRGEALYAKHCVSCHGAQGEGGEGTGVTFSRPRDLPVIAPALNNSGFLAAASDKLIKAALMNGREGTPMPSFRKQGLSEQQIDDIVSYVRSFEQQPDPNTVGSADDEPLTISYESPYSVEETVEALKRAAVGRNFRIIRTQKLEDGFFAEDEQNPDQVIVHFCNFDFLNRALAIDPRVGLFLPCRVTVAKHEGTVEVTAINPKRLAYLFNNAELNRLCDEMAKTYNLIIEEATF
- a CDS encoding DUF302 domain-containing protein produces the protein MMKRLALLFSLLIVLAPAYSADRLLMARTEQAFPEAMLKLQETIKKHGYTVSRVQRVDIGLTQFGYKTDKYRVVFFGKAEEIRRMSKEYPQLIPYLPLKIAIFAEEEDTLLVSFSPLQLLETDEPELNSVLEKWAADLQAMLADMRSSE